A genomic region of Acetonema longum DSM 6540 contains the following coding sequences:
- a CDS encoding TatD family hydrolase, translating into MLFDSHAHLDDNRFDSDRDEVIARAWSEGLTGILNAGTDMATSAQAIKYTEHYPSIYAAVGIHPHDAKDAKDTDYEQLAQWAGLPKVVAIGEIGLDYYYNHSPKEVQQKVCIRQIDVARQTGKPIIIHDRDAHGDILDIIKKEAKGVTGVFHCFSGSLEMAREVIKLGFYVSFAGPVTYKNAAKLQEVAASVPLNRILVETDSPYLTPEPFRGRRNEPARVRLVADTVARLRQMEPAALYQATANNTRELFKII; encoded by the coding sequence ATGTTATTTGACTCACACGCTCATTTAGACGATAACCGCTTCGACAGCGACCGGGACGAGGTCATTGCCCGGGCCTGGAGCGAAGGACTGACCGGCATTCTCAACGCCGGCACCGATATGGCTACTTCGGCCCAGGCGATAAAGTACACCGAACACTATCCGTCCATCTATGCGGCGGTGGGGATTCATCCCCATGACGCCAAGGACGCTAAGGACACTGATTATGAGCAGCTGGCTCAGTGGGCCGGTCTTCCCAAGGTAGTGGCCATCGGCGAAATCGGCCTGGATTATTACTATAATCATTCCCCGAAAGAAGTGCAGCAAAAGGTCTGCATCCGTCAGATCGACGTAGCCCGTCAGACCGGCAAACCGATCATCATCCATGACCGGGACGCCCATGGGGATATTCTGGATATTATCAAAAAGGAAGCCAAGGGAGTAACCGGCGTATTCCACTGCTTTTCCGGCAGTCTGGAAATGGCCCGGGAAGTGATCAAATTGGGGTTTTATGTATCTTTCGCCGGTCCGGTTACCTATAAAAATGCGGCCAAGCTGCAGGAAGTGGCGGCTTCTGTGCCACTGAACCGGATACTGGTGGAAACCGATTCCCCGTATCTGACGCCGGAGCCTTTTCGAGGCAGGCGCAACGAACCAGCCCGTGTCCGCCTGGTAGCCGATACGGTCGCCAGACTGAGGCAAATGGAACCGGCGGCATTGTATCAGGCGACGGCCAACAATACACGAGAATTATTTAAAATTATATAG
- a CDS encoding stage 0 sporulation family protein, with the protein MQTVVGVRFKKAGKIYYFDPGQIKLAAGDNVIVETARGLEFGAVVIGPRAVGEERIVSPLKPVLRKATLADQEKVKDNEAKEKEAFTVCEQKIAAHGLPMNLVDVEYTFDVNKIIFYFTAEGRIDFRELVKDLAAIFRTRIELRQIGVRDEAKMMGGVGCCGRGLCCATFLGDFEPVSIRMAKEQNLSLNPTKISGICGRLMCCLKYESDCYGGCCKKVIAPAVGAEVVTVEGEGKVAAVNPQKKIAVVVLNSGGNIDVPWEEVVEKE; encoded by the coding sequence ATGCAAACCGTAGTCGGTGTCAGATTTAAAAAAGCAGGTAAAATATATTATTTTGATCCCGGACAAATCAAACTGGCAGCGGGAGACAATGTGATTGTGGAGACAGCCCGGGGACTGGAATTCGGTGCTGTCGTGATCGGGCCCAGGGCTGTGGGGGAGGAGCGGATCGTATCGCCTTTGAAGCCGGTGCTGCGCAAGGCTACCTTGGCGGACCAGGAAAAAGTCAAAGACAACGAGGCTAAGGAAAAAGAAGCTTTCACGGTTTGCGAGCAGAAAATCGCCGCCCACGGCCTGCCCATGAACCTGGTTGACGTAGAGTATACCTTTGATGTCAACAAGATTATTTTTTATTTTACTGCCGAAGGCCGGATCGATTTTCGTGAGCTGGTTAAGGACCTGGCGGCAATTTTCCGCACCCGCATTGAACTGCGGCAGATCGGTGTTCGGGACGAAGCCAAAATGATGGGCGGAGTAGGGTGCTGCGGCCGCGGATTGTGCTGCGCCACCTTTCTCGGCGACTTCGAGCCGGTGTCCATCCGTATGGCCAAGGAACAAAATTTGTCTCTGAATCCAACAAAGATTTCCGGTATCTGCGGTCGCCTGATGTGCTGCCTGAAATATGAAAGCGACTGCTATGGCGGCTGCTGCAAGAAAGTGATCGCGCCGGCGGTAGGGGCTGAAGTGGTCACAGTGGAGGGTGAAGGTAAGGTAGCAGCTGTGAATCCCCAGAAAAAAATTGCCGTGGTGGTCTTGAACAGCGGCGGCAATATTGATGTTCCCTGGGAAGAAGTGGTGGAAAAAGAATAG
- a CDS encoding tRNA1(Val) (adenine(37)-N6)-methyltransferase translates to MQSLVNPGERLDDLLIHNLKIIQHPDEFCFSLDAILLAHFVAAPVQCQVVDLGAGTGVISMLLAARGASRVTGLEFNSRMVDMARRSVRLNCLEDKVAILEADLRDLRGVLPAGESDLVVSNPPYRPVGSGYTNPRDGVAMARHELTATLNDVVAAARYLVRYRGRFAMVHLPERVTEILMAMNQADLEPKRLQWVYSASGRKPKFLLVEGIRGAKPGVDVLPPLFIYDDKGRYSSEILAYYPKGGDSGTDE, encoded by the coding sequence ATGCAATCTCTGGTGAATCCCGGTGAACGGCTGGATGATCTTCTGATCCATAATTTAAAGATCATCCAGCATCCGGATGAATTTTGCTTTTCTCTGGACGCGATTTTGCTGGCTCATTTTGTCGCGGCGCCGGTCCAGTGCCAGGTCGTGGACTTAGGCGCCGGCACCGGCGTCATTTCCATGCTGCTGGCGGCCCGGGGCGCCAGCCGGGTAACCGGTCTGGAATTCAATTCCCGTATGGTTGATATGGCCAGACGCAGCGTTCGCCTTAACTGTCTGGAAGACAAGGTGGCCATCCTGGAGGCAGATTTGCGGGATTTGAGGGGAGTATTGCCGGCCGGCGAGAGTGATCTGGTTGTCTCCAACCCGCCTTACCGCCCGGTGGGCAGCGGTTATACCAATCCCCGGGATGGGGTGGCCATGGCCAGACACGAATTAACCGCCACTCTCAATGATGTGGTGGCGGCGGCCCGATACCTGGTCAGGTACCGGGGACGGTTTGCCATGGTGCATCTGCCGGAACGGGTGACCGAGATACTAATGGCCATGAACCAGGCTGACTTAGAGCCCAAACGGCTGCAGTGGGTTTATTCAGCCTCTGGCCGCAAGCCTAAGTTTTTGCTGGTGGAAGGCATCCGCGGCGCCAAGCCGGGAGTGGATGTTTTGCCGCCCTTATTTATTTATGACGATAAGGGGCGATACAGTTCGGAGATCCTGGCATACTATCCGAAAGGGGGAGACAGCGGGACCGATGAGTAA
- the rsmI gene encoding 16S rRNA (cytidine(1402)-2'-O)-methyltransferase: protein MSNETGILYICATPIGNMEDMTYRAVRILREVAVIAAEDTRHSRKLLSHFDIHTPLVSYHEHNKGQAGRILIDRLLAGESVAVISDAGMPAISDPGADLAALAIEQGITVTPIPGPNAALCALVGSGIDPRLFTFVGFLPKTAKKKRELLLQLADHPFSLIFYEAPHHLRETLGEIQKAFGDRQAAVAREITKKFEEFVRGKLSFLREHFDCREPRGECTLVIAGAMATESPVQTADSAGLAAAVGQLVAEGQKKKDAIRMVASEYNVGRRTVYQAVLEQNP, encoded by the coding sequence ATGAGTAACGAAACGGGCATTTTATATATCTGCGCTACGCCTATTGGCAATATGGAGGACATGACTTACCGGGCGGTGCGCATCCTGCGGGAAGTGGCAGTCATTGCCGCCGAGGACACCCGCCACAGCCGAAAACTGCTCAGCCATTTTGACATTCATACGCCGCTGGTGAGCTATCATGAGCATAACAAGGGCCAGGCCGGCCGTATTCTGATCGACAGGCTGCTAGCCGGCGAGTCGGTGGCGGTGATCAGTGACGCCGGCATGCCGGCCATCTCTGATCCGGGCGCCGATCTGGCGGCTCTGGCCATCGAACAGGGTATCACCGTGACCCCTATACCCGGCCCTAACGCCGCCTTGTGCGCCCTGGTAGGTTCCGGCATTGACCCGCGGCTGTTTACTTTTGTGGGCTTTCTGCCCAAAACAGCGAAAAAAAAGCGGGAACTATTGCTTCAGTTGGCCGATCACCCCTTCAGCCTGATTTTTTATGAGGCGCCCCATCATCTGCGGGAAACTCTCGGTGAGATACAGAAGGCCTTTGGTGACCGACAGGCAGCCGTAGCCAGAGAAATCACCAAAAAATTTGAGGAATTTGTCCGGGGCAAACTGTCTTTTTTGCGGGAACATTTTGATTGTCGGGAGCCGCGGGGGGAATGTACGCTGGTAATCGCCGGGGCGATGGCGACAGAATCCCCAGTCCAGACAGCGGATTCTGCCGGTCTGGCGGCAGCGGTGGGCCAACTGGTGGCTGAGGGACAAAAGAAAAAAGATGCCATCCGGATGGTGGCATCGGAGTACAACGTAGGACGCCGTACTGTATATCAAGCAGTATTAGAACAAAATCCTTAG
- a CDS encoding AbrB/MazE/SpoVT family DNA-binding domain-containing protein — translation MKSTGIVRKVDELGRVVIPIELRRTLDIEEKDSLEIYVDSDKIILRKYEPACVFCGNADDVQNFKGKNVCKECLTHMSSKAV, via the coding sequence ATGAAATCAACTGGCATCGTCCGTAAAGTAGACGAATTGGGAAGGGTCGTAATTCCCATTGAATTGCGCCGCACACTGGACATCGAAGAAAAGGATTCCTTGGAAATTTACGTAGACAGCGATAAGATCATTCTGCGTAAATATGAGCCAGCTTGCGTATTTTGCGGTAATGCTGACGATGTTCAAAACTTTAAAGGGAAAAATGTCTGCAAGGAATGCCTGACGCATATGTCCAGCAAAGCCGTTTAA
- the metG gene encoding methionine--tRNA ligase produces MDQKTFYITTPIYYPSDRLHIGHAYCTTIADSIARYKRLAGYDVFFLTGSDEHGQKIQRKAAETGVTPIVYVDKIVASFKNLWEKLNISNDDFIRTTEQRHKEVVQTIFQKIYDQGDIYKAEYEGLYCTPCETFWLERQLNDGKCPDCGRPVELLKEESYFFRLSKYQDRLLKYIEENPGFIQPVSRRNEMINFIKNGLEDLCVSRTTFDWGIPVPFDTKHVVYVWFDALVNYITAAGYLHDRDKFAKFWPADVHLVGKEIVRFHSIIWPIILMALGVELPKQVYGHGWLVMEGDKMSKSKGNVVDPIALIDEFGADALRYFLLREITLGLDGNFSRDALIHRVNSDLANDIGNLLHRTLNMIGRFNGGVIPAAGAAEPIDEELVAQARHTVASYETAMEKLDITTALKVVWALIGRSNKYIDETSPWALAKDPAKKERLHTVLYNLAEILRMVAILISPFMPSTGPKIWRQLGLADDFASVRLTDAKNWGRIKAGTVVAKPEPIFPRIEEKSEGEAAASPAVPAPVQPKAETAAKPAEPATSEVTIDEFAKMDLRVAKVLAAEKVKGADKLLQLTVDLGTEQRIIVSGIAKRYEPEQLVGRNVVMIVNLKPAKIRGIESRGMVLAASCDDKLALVEAPMPAGSKVR; encoded by the coding sequence ATGGATCAGAAAACTTTTTATATTACCACGCCGATTTATTACCCCAGCGACCGGCTGCATATCGGCCACGCCTATTGCACGACCATAGCGGATTCCATCGCCCGCTATAAACGGTTGGCCGGCTATGATGTGTTTTTTCTCACCGGCTCGGACGAGCACGGGCAGAAAATCCAGCGTAAGGCAGCCGAAACCGGTGTGACGCCCATCGTCTATGTGGACAAGATTGTCGCGTCGTTCAAAAATTTGTGGGAGAAACTCAATATCTCCAATGACGACTTCATCCGCACCACCGAACAACGCCATAAGGAAGTGGTTCAGACCATCTTCCAGAAAATCTACGATCAGGGCGACATCTATAAAGCCGAGTACGAAGGCTTGTACTGTACACCCTGTGAAACCTTCTGGCTGGAACGGCAGCTGAACGATGGCAAATGTCCCGACTGCGGCCGTCCGGTGGAACTGTTGAAAGAGGAAAGTTATTTCTTCCGTCTGTCCAAATACCAGGACCGCCTTCTCAAATACATTGAAGAAAACCCCGGCTTCATCCAGCCTGTGTCCCGGCGCAATGAGATGATCAACTTCATCAAAAACGGCCTGGAAGACCTGTGCGTATCCCGCACCACCTTTGACTGGGGCATTCCTGTGCCCTTTGACACCAAGCATGTGGTCTATGTCTGGTTTGACGCTCTGGTGAATTACATTACCGCTGCCGGATATTTGCATGACCGGGATAAGTTTGCCAAATTCTGGCCGGCTGATGTGCATTTGGTGGGCAAGGAAATCGTCCGCTTCCACTCGATTATCTGGCCGATTATCCTGATGGCTCTAGGGGTGGAACTGCCGAAGCAGGTATACGGCCATGGCTGGCTGGTGATGGAAGGGGACAAGATGTCCAAATCCAAAGGCAATGTGGTGGATCCCATCGCCTTGATTGACGAGTTCGGCGCCGATGCTCTGCGCTATTTCCTGCTGCGGGAAATTACCCTGGGCTTAGACGGCAATTTCTCTCGTGATGCTCTCATTCACCGCGTTAATTCCGACCTGGCTAATGATATCGGCAACCTGCTGCACCGCACCCTGAACATGATCGGCCGGTTTAACGGCGGCGTCATTCCCGCCGCCGGCGCGGCTGAGCCGATTGACGAGGAACTGGTGGCCCAGGCGCGGCATACAGTAGCTTCGTATGAAACCGCTATGGAAAAACTCGATATTACGACGGCGCTAAAAGTCGTCTGGGCTTTGATCGGACGCAGCAATAAATATATCGATGAAACGTCTCCCTGGGCCCTGGCCAAAGACCCGGCCAAAAAGGAGCGTCTGCATACCGTACTGTATAATTTGGCCGAGATCCTGCGGATGGTGGCTATTCTGATCTCACCGTTTATGCCGTCCACCGGCCCGAAAATCTGGCGGCAGCTGGGCCTGGCGGATGATTTTGCGTCTGTTCGCCTGACCGACGCAAAAAACTGGGGCAGGATCAAAGCCGGTACTGTGGTGGCTAAGCCTGAACCCATATTCCCCCGGATTGAGGAAAAGTCTGAAGGCGAAGCGGCTGCTTCGCCGGCAGTTCCGGCACCGGTACAGCCTAAAGCAGAGACGGCGGCTAAACCGGCGGAGCCGGCGACGTCTGAGGTGACCATCGATGAGTTTGCTAAAATGGACCTGCGGGTAGCTAAAGTCCTGGCCGCCGAGAAGGTCAAAGGCGCGGATAAGCTGCTGCAGCTGACCGTGGACCTGGGAACGGAGCAGAGGATCATTGTCTCCGGCATTGCCAAGCGTTATGAGCCGGAGCAGCTGGTGGGCCGCAACGTGGTCATGATCGTCAACCTAAAACCCGCCAAAATCCGGGGCATTGAGTCCCGGGGCATGGTGCTGGCCGCATCCTGTGACGATAAACTGGCGCTGGTGGAGGCCCCTATGCCGGCCGGCAGCAAGGTCCGGTAG
- a CDS encoding ATP-binding protein codes for MLWRDIIGHAEVIRILKNMLASGKIPHALLLTGPSGVGKGMMARIFAAALLCREETGDRPCGMCHSCRLIGRDANPALSGLYDDDSSIKISQIRALQHEVSLAPADGSRRVILLENAQRMTAEAANSLLKILEEPPEGLHFILTSPSAHLLLPTVLSRCLTLALEPLPRALLTEALLARGVMPDLAKSAAGLGGGCLGTALKLLEPGGLEPRVRALSILTALAGHGSAVWWDKAEEFDKLEPEDRRQVLRHLLYLLRDMALGGQDADPSLVINQDIWPELAACRYPSHTALQAMRETQAALTALAGNANARLTMEGLLLKLQNLRETSA; via the coding sequence ATGCTATGGCGTGATATTATCGGACATGCTGAAGTCATCCGGATATTGAAGAATATGCTGGCCAGCGGCAAAATCCCCCACGCCTTGCTGTTAACCGGCCCGTCAGGAGTGGGCAAAGGGATGATGGCCCGAATTTTCGCTGCTGCTCTCCTGTGCCGGGAAGAAACAGGCGACCGGCCTTGCGGCATGTGTCACTCCTGCCGCTTAATCGGCCGTGATGCCAATCCGGCTTTGTCCGGATTGTATGACGACGACAGCAGCATAAAAATCAGTCAGATCCGCGCCTTACAACATGAGGTTTCTTTGGCTCCCGCCGACGGGTCCCGACGGGTGATCCTCCTGGAAAATGCCCAGCGCATGACAGCCGAAGCCGCCAACAGTCTCCTGAAAATCTTGGAGGAGCCGCCGGAGGGCCTGCATTTTATTTTAACATCCCCTTCGGCCCACCTTTTATTGCCCACAGTTCTGTCCCGCTGCCTCACCCTGGCTCTGGAGCCGCTGCCGCGGGCTCTTTTGACCGAGGCACTGCTGGCCAGAGGGGTAATGCCCGATTTGGCCAAAAGCGCGGCCGGCCTGGGCGGCGGCTGCCTGGGGACAGCTTTGAAGCTTCTGGAGCCGGGCGGACTGGAACCTCGCGTCCGGGCCTTATCCATCCTGACGGCCCTGGCCGGACACGGATCAGCTGTCTGGTGGGATAAAGCCGAGGAGTTTGATAAGCTGGAGCCGGAGGACAGGCGTCAGGTCCTGCGGCATCTTTTATACCTTTTGCGGGATATGGCGCTGGGCGGACAAGACGCCGATCCGTCCTTGGTCATCAATCAGGATATCTGGCCTGAGCTGGCAGCCTGCCGGTATCCTTCCCATACAGCACTTCAGGCCATGAGGGAAACCCAGGCCGCCCTGACAGCCCTGGCCGGCAACGCCAACGCCCGGCTCACGATGGAAGGGCTGCTGCTGAAACTACAGAATTTACGAGAGACTTCTGCGTAA